The Canis lupus baileyi chromosome 5, mCanLup2.hap1, whole genome shotgun sequence region attctttctctctctctctctccctccccactacAACtgccctctctctatctctctctcaaataaatatataaactctttaaaagaaaacctcTTAGTAAAGCtaatcaagaaggaaaaaaacaccaattaccaatatcaagaataaaaaaggaacatcACTACCAATcccacatatattaaaaaaataaaaagggatatGATAAACAACCTTGTGCCAATAAATCTGACAATTTATGTAAAAtggaaaacatctttgaaaaacacaatatactaaaactgaaggaagaagaaatataaaatctgattAGGCATATCTATTAAGTAAATTAAACTTGTTATTAAAGAAACCTTGCCACTCCAATACACACTAGTGAATTCTTCCAAAATACTTATAGAAAAACTAACACCAGTTTTTGCAGACTCTTTCAGacaatagaaaaataggaaatatttccCAAATCATTTGGGTGCCAGCATAACTTCAATGGGTTATGACATCCAAACCTGAGTAAGACATTATGAGAGGAAAAGCACAGGACTATCTCTTTTATAAACACAGATGGGAAAACTCTAAACAAAGCATTggcaaataaaattcagaaatatataaaaaggaaatagtagATTATGAGAAAAATGTGTTAAAGATGCAAATCcagtttaatatttgaaaattaaaataatcacatgaacagataaagaaaaaaataatatgataatcTCAATGGAtacaaaaaaagtcttttaatgaAATTCAGCACATGTTCATAGTAAAGTATTTAGCAAACTGAAGATAGAAGGGAACATTCAGACTGTATTTTAAAACCCACaggaaggcagcccaggtggctcagtggtttagcaccgccttcagcccagggcctgatcctggagacctgggatccagtcccacatcaggctccccgcatggaacctgcttctccctttgcctgtgtctctgcctctctctctgtctctcttgaataaataaaatatttaaaaataaataaataaaataaaacccacaggAAAAATTATCTTTAACAGTAAATTATTGAAGTGTCCCTTAGTtatcaagaataagacaaggatgcctgctTTTGCTATTTCACTTCAGTATTATACCATAGGTCCTAACCAGTGAAataaggtaaagaaaaaataaaaggagagattgAAATTGAGAGGGATATTTCAATGAttgaaaggggagaaagaaaatgtctctttttaaatgatatgcttgtatataaaaaaaagtcataaagaatCTATTGACAATTaggattaataaatgaaatcagcaGTTCCACTGGATATAAGGTAGCATACAgatataaattgtattttcaataacaataaaaataataaaatgtaagattttgaatatcatttacaatagtttttaaaatcaaatatctgGAAACAAATCTAACAATATGTGTAAGACATactgaaaaactaaaatattgagacaagttaaaaatctaaaatagaggCATATATAACTTTCAGTAGTTGGAAGACTCAGTGTTGGGAATATGTCagttctccgattgacttacctcactcagcataataccctccagttccatcctcgtcaaagcaaatggtaagtattcgtcatatctaatggctgagtaatattccattgcatatatatatatatatatatatatatatatatatatataccacatcttctttatccactcatctttcgatggacactgaggctccttccacagtttggcacttgtggacattgctactataaacattggggtgcaggtgtcctggctttttgctgcatctgtatctttggggtaaatccccagtagtgaaattgctgggagtgcaattgctgggtcttagggtagctctatttttaattctttgaggaacctccacacagttttccagagttatggtaccagttcacattaccaccaatggtgcaagagggttcccctttctccacatcctctccaacatttgttgtttcctgtcttgttagtcTTCACCATTCTCCATGTCATTTCTTTCCAATCAATCTATAGATGGAATAAAATCCTAAGCAAAATTTCAGCAGATTTCTTTGTGAAAATCTACAAGCCAAATCTAAAGTctatatagaaatacaaaggaacaATACAAACCCAAACCAtcttgaagaaaatgaataaaagtgaaGGACTTCTTTCTGTGCTGGCGCTCATGGTGGTGGCAGCAGGTGGCGCTCTCAACAAGCAGAGCGACTGGACCTGTACTTACCGCAGAAATACTCCATTAGCAACCATATCATCTGTGCGGACAACCACGCGTCCACCCAGATGAACGTGGGGGGAGATAGAGTAGGTGAGAAGCAGGTTCAACAGCCAGTTTAGCACCTACTTTAGCTGTGGGGCCATTCACAAGTTGAGTGAGTCAGATGCTCCATCCTCAGACTCGCCAAGCCAACATCATTTCAACCAACTGACCAGAGAGGATCAGGATATAGGGTATTTGTCATACATAAATAGTAACTCCCCCCCCCAAAGGACTTACCTATCATATAGTAAAGCCTATTATAAAGATAcagttatggggatccctgggtggctcagcagtttagtgcctgcctttggctcagggtgtgatcctggagaccccggatcaagtcccacgtcaggctccctgcctgaagcctgcttctccctctgcctgtgtctctgcctctctctctgtgtgtctctcatgaataaataaataaaatcttaaaaaataaagatacagttATTAAGACAATATGATATTGCAGGATAAacgaagagaaaaattaagagaagagTCTTAAAAGACTGACTTATAACAAAAATGACACCTCAGAAATGATGAGGAATGGATCTTCTTTGCAATAGATAGTGCAAAGTCATTtggatatttttatgaaaaaataaggtAACCCTAACCCCATTCatatgaaagaaaatcaaattcagGAAGACTAAAGCTCTAAATATGAAAAGTAaaggaactgattttttaaaaattcaagaatattttcaCATGGGATGTATGCGAAGTTTTAAAGGGAACACACGTCccaacaataaatgaaaaatattgataaattagaCCAAAAATAAGTTTTGTTCATCAAAGATAGCCCAAGAGAGCTGAAATCCAAGCCataggatgggagaagatattttcaataaatacttatgaaAAAGTACTTATACTCAGCATATATAAGGAACTTCTaaagatttataagaaaaaaaggtaaatgctGTAAATAGACAAAAGACAAGCAACTTCACAAGAATGTACCCTAATGGCCATTAAACgtgttttaaaaagtgttcaaTTTAATAAGGGAGATGCTAATTAAAGTTACAATATACAGTCACCACACAGTCATCAGAGtggttaaaattaaaagacaatatCAAATGTTGACAAGGACATGGAGCAACTAGAACTGTCATTCTTTACTGGTTTCAGTAAAACCACATTTGTAAACTTTTGCAGTATCTTCTAAGCTAAATATATGTGCACATTTTTGCATTCAGAAGTCTAACTCCTAGGAATATATTCAACATAAATGCTCACATAGACACCAAAAGACATGTACAAGAATTttcatagtagcattatctaAAATATCCCCAATATGAATCAACTGGAGAATAGATAAATAGTAGTACAGTCATAcaatagaataatataaagcactgagaataaaataaatcaggaaaagaTACAATAGatgaatttaaaaagcataatgtTGAGTCAAAGGAGCCAGCATAAAAGAGAAATACTACATACATCCATCTGtataacagttaaaaaaaagagaaaaatctgtgaTAATAGAAGTCAGAAGCATGCTTACCATTAGTGGGGAGGGTAATTTCCAGACAAAAATAGATGGTAGCTTCTTAGGGTTTTGGtaacattttagttttaatttagttTCCACTTAATAGGAGTGTGTTCACTTCCTGAAAATGTAGTGAATTTACACTTATAATTTGTacccttttctgatattttatatttaaaaatgaaaataacttttgtAAACTTGTAAACTTTTGTGAACATCAGTTATCACTTATTTCTTGAATGTAATCAAATAAGAAACCCACAAGaggaagtttctcttttttttaaatttttaaatgatagtcacagagagagagaggcagagacataggcagagggagaagcaggctccatgcaccgggagcctgatgtaggattcgatcccgggtctccaggatcgcgccctgggccaaaggcaggcgccaaaccgctgtgccacccagggatccccaggagttTCTTTTCAAGATGTATTTTATGAGGAGCACTAATACATCATTTTTGCTTGTTCTGAAAAGTATTGTTTCACATTAAgttaactcaacaaatatttatttagaaattccaatatctgggatccctgggtggcgtagcggtttggcgcctgcctttggcccagggcgcgatcctggagacccgggatcgaatcccacgtcgggctccccgtgcatggagcctgcttctctgcctttgtctctgcccccccctctctctctctctctgtgtgactatcataaataaatacataaataaaaataaaaaatagaaattccaatATCTAAGAATTGGAGACACTATCAGGTGCACTTCTGTGATTAATGAGAACTTTGATTCCATACCAGTCACAATTTGGAACGAAATGGCAAATACAATGTGCCATAGTGAATAAGGACGCCTGGTGGCGCTGCAGGCTAGCAGTCTGAACGAAAGGCTCCGTGGCTCTCCGCGACGCCATTAAGCTGGGAATCAGAACAATGAGCGCTTCCTAGAAAAAGGAGGCATTTTAGGTAAGATCTAGGGGCAGATATCTTCAGAGAAGACATCATTCTAGGCAAGTCAGTCAGAAATATCTAAATCGAGGGTATTTAACCAAATCATCTGGGTTGATTGCATACAGACTTGAAGAAACTGCATCTTCTTGAATTGGGTCTGAGCAATGGAGACTGCGCTAACAAAAACGCCACAGAAAAGGCAAGTTATCTTTCTTGCTATATTGTTGCTTTTGTGGGAGGCTGGCTCTGACGCAATTAGGTATTCCATgccagaagaaacagaaagtggCTCCTTTGTGGCCAACCTGGCAAAAGACCTGGGGCTCAGGGTGGGGGAACTGACTACTCGGGGCGCGCGAATCCATTACAAAGGAAACAGACAGCTCTTGCAGCTGGATATGGAAACCGGGAATTTACTGCTATATGAAAAACTAGACCGGGAGGTTCTGTGCGCGGCGACCGATCCCTGTATACTGTATTTCCAGTTATTACTGGAAAACCCGGTGCAGTTTTTTCAGGCTGATCTGCAGCTTACAGATATAAATGACCATTCCCCAGAGTTCCTAGACAAGGAAATGCTTCTAAAAATCCCAGAGATCGTTCAGCCAGGGACcatatttcctttgaaaatagcTCAGGACTTAGACATAGGTATCAATACTGTGCAGAACTACACAATCAGCTCAAATTCCCATTTTCACGTTGTCACTCGTAATCGCGGAGATGGCAGAAAATACCCAGAGCTCCTGCTGGACAAAGCGCTGGATCGGGAGGAGCAGTCTGAGTTCAGGTTAACCCTCACGGCGCTGGATGGTGGGACTCCGCCCAGGTCTGGGACCACGGCAGTCCGCATTGAAGTCGTGGACATCAATGATAATGCCCCTGAGTTCTTACAGTCGCTCTATGAGGTACAGATCCCCGAGAACAGCCCCCTAAACTCCTTGGTTGTCGCTGTCTCTGCCCAAGATTTAGATGAAGGAGCATATGGGAATGTTGTCTACACTCTATTCCAAGGCGATGAAGTTACTCAACCATTTGTAATAGATGAAATTACAGGAGAAATTCGTCTGACAAAGGCATTGGATTTTGAGGCAACTCGACACTATAATGTGGAAATTGCAGGCACGGACGGCGGGGGTCTTTCAGGAAAATGCACCGTAGCTATAGAGGTTGTGGATGTGAATGACAACGCCCCTGAACTTACCATGTCTACGCTTGCGAGCTCtaccccagaaaactcaccagaGACTGTAGTGGCTGTTTTCAGTGTTTCTGATCCAGACTCTGGAGACAATGGTAGGATGGTTTGCTCCATCCAGAACGATCTCCCCTTTCTCCTGAAACCCACATTCAAGAACTTTTACACCCTAGTTACGGAGAGACCATTGGACAGAGAGAGCCAGGCGGAGTACAACATCACCATCACCGTCAGTGACCTGGGGACCCCCAGGCTGAAGACCCAGCACAACATCACCGTGACGGTCTCCGACGTCAACGACAACGCCCCCGCCTTCAGCCAGACCACCTACACCCTGCGCGTCCGCGAGAACAACAGCCCCGCCCTGCACATCGGCACCGTGAGCGCCACCGACAGAGACGCGGGCGCCAACGCCCAGGTCACCTACTCGCTGCTGCCGCCCCGGGACCCGCACCTGCCGCTCGCCTCGCTGGTGTCCATCAACGCGGACAACGGGCAGCTGTTCGCGCTCAGGTCCCTGGACTACGAGGCGCTGCAGGCCTTCGAGGTCCGCGTGGGCGCGGCCGACCGCGGCTCGCCCGCGCTGAGCAGCCAGGCGCTGGTGCGCGTGCTGGTGCTGGACGACAACGACAACGCGCCCTTCGTGCTGTACCCGCTGCAGAACGGCTCTGCGCCCTGCACCGAGCTGGTGCCGCGGGCGGCCGAGGCGGGCTACCTGGTGACCAAGGTGGTGGCGGTGGACGGCGACTCGGGCCAGAACGCCTGGCTGTCGTTCCAGCTGCTCAAGGCCACGGAGCCCGGGCTGTTCGGCGTGTGGGCGCACAACGGCGAGGTGCGCACGGCCCGGCTGCTGAGCGAGCGCGACGCCGTCAGGCACAGGCTGCTGGTGCTGGTCAAGGACAATGGCGAGCCGCCGCTGTCGGCCAGCGTCACGCTGCACGTGCTGCTGGTGGACGGCTTCTCGCAGCCCTACCTGCCGCTGCCGGACGTGGCGGCGGCCGAGGCCCGGGCCGACCCGCTCACCGTCTACCTGGTCATCGCCTTGGCGTCCGTGTCGTCGCTCTTCCTGTGCTCGGCGCTGGCGTTCGTGGCGGTGCGGCTGTGCAGGAGGAGCGGGGCGGCGTCGGGGGGTGGCTGCGCGGTGCCCGAGGGCCACTTTCCGGGCCACCTGGTGGACGTCAGCGGCGCGGGGACCCTGTCCCAGAGCTACCAGTACGAGGTGTGTCTGGCGGGAGGGACTGGGACCAGCGAGTTCAAATTCTTGAAGCCTGTTATTCCCAAATTTTCACCCCATGGCGCTGGCGAAGAAATAGAGGAAAGCACCACCTTCCGGAATAGTTTTGGATTCAATTAGAGATCAGTCATAATGCCGTGAGTTTTGTCATTTATCTCTAATTTCCCCCCAAAGACCAAGTTTGAGAGCGTCATGGAGAAAAACCCCACCTCCAGGTATGATGTCTTTTTCGTAGTGAATTTTCCTTTGAACTTCATCTTGTACAGTTTTGGAAAACTGAATTCTATgtcattgcatttatttatacaGTGCCACCCAAATCAACGCATGcagtttttttctgaattgtttgCTCCTGATGGTATTTGTCAGGATGAACTATTTTAATGAAATCAGAtcttgtttttctctgtattctATCCATTGTTTCATTACACTCTAATGTTTTTGAtgccaaatagccaaaataaaaatgttttaacataattttgttttcaaagaaatacatgCACATGATAACAAATGTAATGTGTGAGAAAATCTGATAAAAAGCAACAGTATTCTGGGGATCttggtggctccattggttaagcttccgactgttgattttggcccaggtcttgatctcagggttgggatcTGCCTGTGTAGGGATCTGTGCTCACTGGgaagactgcttgagattctctctctccctttctctctgccccgttcccgctctctctcttaaataaatgaatcttttttaaaagcaacgATCTTTTATCTACTCTTCTTTTCTAGCTCTGATTCACActggcaaacattttaaaaaacattttattacagaattatacatacagagaagggaaaaaatcCTACTATCAGCTCAGTGTGTTTTCAGAAAGTGAACATACTTGGTACCAGTATCAtgatgaagaaatgaaacattGCTAGCATTTCAGGTGCCACACAAATTACTCCTTAAAGTCACTACCAGCCCAAGTATAACAAACATCctgactttcagtactatgttttAGGTTTTGCTTGTTTTGAATTAACATAAATAGAATAGTAGAATATGAActgttttgtgtctggcttctttcactcaacattatgtTGATGAAGTTTGcgatattgcttttatttttagttttgttctcgttgctgtatagtattccactgtatgaatattTCACAATATTCTGTTTGAATAATTCTGCTTTGAACATTCTCATACATGTCCTTTGTCAAACATGCATATGCCTTTCTGTTGGTATATACCTATGGATGGAATTGCTGCTTACCTACTAAGCACATGGTTACTTTTAGTAGATACTTCCAAATAGGTTTCCAAAATGgtttgtaccaatttacactgcTATCAGTATGGTCTGGATGTACCAGTTCCTCCATATTTTTGCCAACCCTTGGTGTTGTTTTTCACTTTATCCTTTCGGAaagaactttaaaacattttatttctagttcCTTTTCTACTCATTTCTTTATTACTGAAGAATATGCTTGTAATTTTTCATAAACTTTAAACAATTTCCTCAATTTATTGCTACTGTTGTTTAGTACTCAGCACACTTAAAACTTCTCATCCATCCTTTACATATAGTACTATTTTCCAGTACTTCCCTGCACAAACTGAAACCCTTATTTATTATTCCACTAACATTTATTGTCCCACTAACATTCCTTTGCATTTACCTGTATAACAGAATAGAAtgcaattcttatttttttctcttacctcTTTCTCCCTTACACTTTCAGACCTCTATCAAATTAACTTTTACTTTTATAGTCATGGTTGATGACATTTTTTACTCTATGACCACATGTAAGAATTCCCCCTCTTGTCTGTAGATCAGTTTTAGAACCTGacaatcaatattaaaatttcaccTTTAGTGACCATATAAATTATGAATGCCTTGCAGCCAAAGATCACCAGGAACACAGAACAAAGTTGGGTTTATTGACTTGTAATGAGGGAGACTGCACATCCTGGGAAACCATGGGTCACCTTAGTAATAGTGCCTTAAAAAGGAACTATAGGTTTTGGGCTTGTGATAGGTGATTTAGCATAGGGTGCAAGGAAGTAGCCCTGGATTGGATGCTTTCAGTGAACAGGAGTATTCTATTATAGGGtcttttgttgaattttatttaggAGATGACAAGAACAAAGTGAAGTTAAAGctgtaattgtttttttaaaaaccagcattCACTTCTAATAAGCCAGGGCAGAGGActctgatcttcttttttttttacaatgttcttatttttgtcaCTACTCATGCATTATTATGATatcatcttattgtggttttgttcCATCTTATCACAATGATCTTTAATGATGTTGTTTGTGAAGTTGTTGATATTCAACAGGAGAAGATCATGGCGTATTTGTGAGTGCCAGGCCAATTC contains the following coding sequences:
- the LOC140633529 gene encoding protocadherin beta-5-like: METALTKTPQKRQVIFLAILLLLWEAGSDAIRYSMPEETESGSFVANLAKDLGLRVGELTTRGARIHYKGNRQLLQLDMETGNLLLYEKLDREVLCAATDPCILYFQLLLENPVQFFQADLQLTDINDHSPEFLDKEMLLKIPEIVQPGTIFPLKIAQDLDIGINTVQNYTISSNSHFHVVTRNRGDGRKYPELLLDKALDREEQSEFRLTLTALDGGTPPRSGTTAVRIEVVDINDNAPEFLQSLYEVQIPENSPLNSLVVAVSAQDLDEGAYGNVVYTLFQGDEVTQPFVIDEITGEIRLTKALDFEATRHYNVEIAGTDGGGLSGKCTVAIEVVDVNDNAPELTMSTLASSTPENSPETVVAVFSVSDPDSGDNGRMVCSIQNDLPFLLKPTFKNFYTLVTERPLDRESQAEYNITITVSDLGTPRLKTQHNITVTVSDVNDNAPAFSQTTYTLRVRENNSPALHIGTVSATDRDAGANAQVTYSLLPPRDPHLPLASLVSINADNGQLFALRSLDYEALQAFEVRVGAADRGSPALSSQALVRVLVLDDNDNAPFVLYPLQNGSAPCTELVPRAAEAGYLVTKVVAVDGDSGQNAWLSFQLLKATEPGLFGVWAHNGEVRTARLLSERDAVRHRLLVLVKDNGEPPLSASVTLHVLLVDGFSQPYLPLPDVAAAEARADPLTVYLVIALASVSSLFLCSALAFVAVRLCRRSGAASGGGCAVPEGHFPGHLVDVSGAGTLSQSYQYEVCLAGGTGTSEFKFLKPVIPKFSPHGAGEEIEESTTFRNSFGFN